Genomic segment of Gloeocapsa sp. PCC 7428:
TTGTTTTAGCGTTTCACTCTCCTTATATGCGCCAGTTTACAGAGTTTGCGATCAATTGACCTGATTTTCTGTAACCTTGCAAGTCAGTCTCGTTTGCGGTGCTTCCCCGCCTAGGGTTCTACTACGTGATATCAGCCTTAGTAGATTGTTTAAGGTTGACAGAGTTTTAGGTATGCTACAGGCATCTACATTAGATAATGTCTGTATATTTAAAAATATTTTGGCTATGACTGATTCGCATAAAACTAAAGTACAGCAATGGTTATCAATCGGATTGCCGTTTCCTTTAGTTATTTTAAATGGTTGGTTACTATTACAAGCTTTTGAGTATTTTCAACCATTAGTGAGTATTTTTGTTTTGGCTGCTATTTTAGCTTTTATTTTAAACTATCCTGTTGATTTTTTGCAACAACGTCAAATTCAACGGAAATATGCTGTGGGAATTGTTTTTATCACAGCTTTAGTCATTTTAGTTGGTTTAGGTATTACTTTAATACCGATCTTTTTAGAAGAATTAAATGAAAGTGCTAAACTACTACCACAGTGGATAGATTCAGGAAGTGAGAAACTTCATGCTGTTGATGATTGGGCTGCATCGCGAAGCTTACCAATTAATTTCACAGAATTAGCAAGTCAAATTACAGCACGTTTACCTGATGAATTAGAATCGTTAGCGAAGCGGTTTTTAGGAGTGGCAGTAGGGGCAATTGATAGCGTTTCAGAAGTCGTTGTCACAGTAGTAATTAGTTTCTATTTTCTCCTAGATGGCGAACGAATTTGGCAAGGTATTATTAAACGATTTCCACCACGCTTTGGTATTGCTTTACAGCAATCTTTGAAACAGAATTTTCAAAACTACTTCATTGGACAAGTTGCGCTAGCCGTCATTGTTGGCATTGCAATGACTTTAGTATTTCTCTTTTTAGATGTTCCTTTCGGTTCAATTTTTGGTTTGGGTGTAGGAATTCTAACGCTAATTCCTTTTGGTGATGTTTTGAGTTTTAGTTTAGTGAGTTTGTTAGTAGCTTCGCACGATTTTTGGCTTGGCGTAAAAACCTTAGCTGTTGCGCTTGTTGTCGATCAAATTATCGATCAAATTGTTGCACCGAGACTACTCGGCAGTTTTACTGGACTTAGCCCTGTAGGAATTATTGCAGCTTTAGCTATTGGCACAAAACTGGCAGGACTTTTAGGATTACTCGTTGCAGTACCTTTAGCAAGTTGTTTAAAAGACGTATTAGATAATATGCAAGATGAACCGGAAGCGACTAATTCCGCAGTAACCGCAGACCGCTTAGTGTCACAATAACTGTTGAACCTTCATGCCCGATCACACCTAAGGGCAGCGTAATATTACCCGCAAAATTCGCAATTAATAGTAATACAATAAACCCCAAAGCAAACACAATGTTTTGTTTAACAATCGATTGCGATCGCCTTCCTAATCGAATCGCTGCAACTAACTTATCCAAACGATCCGCCATTAACACAATATCCGCTGTTTCCAACGCCACATCACTTCCCGCCGCCCCCATCGCAATTCCTACCGATGCTTGAGCAAGTGCAGGTGCATCATTAATACCATCACCCACCATCGCCACAGTTTGATATTGCTTTTGCAAGTCGCGAATCACATTCACTTTATCTTCCGGTAAAAGCCCAGCATAAACTCGATCAATACCAATATCTTCGGCAATATTACGTGCTGTACGTTCATTATCCCCCGTCAACATCACAACCTGCTCAACACCCAAATGCTTCAAGTGCGCAACAATTTGAAAAGCTTGCGATCGCACCGTATCCGCCACCGCGATAATTCCCAACACTTGATTTTCTCTCGCCACCCACACCACAGTTTTACCCTGGGCTTCGAGTTGCTGACTGAGTTTCCCCAACCTACTTTGGGAAAAAGGGCTTTTCTCACACACAAACGACGCCTTCCCCACCAATACTTCCCGATCATCAACCTCACCACTAATTCCCAACCCAGGATGCGAATGC
This window contains:
- a CDS encoding AI-2E family transporter, with the translated sequence MTDSHKTKVQQWLSIGLPFPLVILNGWLLLQAFEYFQPLVSIFVLAAILAFILNYPVDFLQQRQIQRKYAVGIVFITALVILVGLGITLIPIFLEELNESAKLLPQWIDSGSEKLHAVDDWAASRSLPINFTELASQITARLPDELESLAKRFLGVAVGAIDSVSEVVVTVVISFYFLLDGERIWQGIIKRFPPRFGIALQQSLKQNFQNYFIGQVALAVIVGIAMTLVFLFLDVPFGSIFGLGVGILTLIPFGDVLSFSLVSLLVASHDFWLGVKTLAVALVVDQIIDQIVAPRLLGSFTGLSPVGIIAALAIGTKLAGLLGLLVAVPLASCLKDVLDNMQDEPEATNSAVTADRLVSQ